The proteins below are encoded in one region of Aquisphaera giovannonii:
- a CDS encoding LuxR C-terminal-related transcriptional regulator: MESIRVLIVEEFPLFRLGLRSLLRGVGGISVIAEAGAALQVRDLVEALVPDVLLVDIDSLSREEVDLVAAAARDFPGTKCLALSSGAEREQMCRAVFPDSVTILSKHATEAELELAVRLASAGRRYDARTAWGRPPAADPPAEDRPIRTQAHGARPTDGAAHDPLTLRQREILVLIARGVPNKGIASRLGISIKTVETHRLQLMKRLDIHDTAGLVCYAIRKRMIDPTS, from the coding sequence GTGGAATCCATCCGCGTCCTGATCGTCGAGGAGTTCCCCCTCTTCCGCCTCGGCCTCCGGAGCCTCCTGAGGGGCGTCGGGGGCATCTCGGTGATCGCCGAGGCCGGCGCCGCCCTCCAGGTGCGCGACCTCGTCGAGGCGCTAGTGCCGGACGTCCTGCTCGTCGACATCGACTCGCTGAGCCGCGAGGAGGTCGACTTGGTCGCGGCCGCCGCGCGCGACTTCCCGGGGACGAAATGCCTCGCGCTCTCATCCGGCGCCGAACGCGAGCAGATGTGCAGGGCGGTGTTCCCGGATTCGGTCACCATCCTGAGCAAGCATGCCACCGAGGCCGAGCTCGAGCTGGCGGTCCGGCTGGCTTCCGCGGGCCGCCGCTACGACGCCCGTACCGCGTGGGGGCGGCCGCCCGCCGCGGATCCGCCGGCGGAGGATCGCCCGATCCGCACGCAGGCCCACGGGGCCCGCCCGACGGACGGGGCCGCGCACGACCCGCTGACCCTCAGGCAGCGCGAGATCCTGGTGCTGATCGCCCGGGGGGTCCCGAACAAGGGGATCGCCAGCCGGCTCGGCATCAGCATCAAGACCGTCGAGACCCATCGCCTCCAGTTGATGAAGCGGCTGGACATCCACGACACGGCCGGCCTCGTCTGCTACGCCATCCGCAAGCGCATGATCGATCCCACCTCATGA
- a CDS encoding Ig-like domain-containing protein, translating to MLLRISPRTTNRTKVMGHLGEAPAAPRRRGRRTNRPRPLLESLEARTLLTATAVADSYRLIEGVPFSAAGTGGVLANDVIASGNALSVSAHTSPSHGSLAIQPDGTFTYTPNAGYAGADSFTYTANDGLGHTAIGTVGLTIAGKQDLAAVTAGPRLASVSTSQSALLNGLIGGLVGVNLTAVDWNSIAGGDVRLGSLLDTLRANLSLSDTSQVLSADLTLGQVLSAAATAAQADGETALVTGLNGLIAQVPGLTQTIKLGDLLQVDPNQGSLANIGINALDLVTGAAQLYNFKNVATTPSPVTISGSSLGLGSLINSVQLYAQVIEPPVFVRAAEGVTFHTAAVRTELALDLVDINLDTTSLASGLLSSLGLVGATVTAGASLGQLDVYAEVASGTGVLSSVDAIAGAVTVQATPGLANLYVGDIAPSVFFNRTHAINPATDVGYGSVGGLNLAVNSALLGNLANVSVGIQARSSALGTAPLGGGLTFNGPFPETQTVGSGAAAVSNLVTTLVTNLQLQLSGALGALLSPATSTILSTLKPVVGDAVGPVLSSALTNVADPLLQGLGIGIGQMVVTVQGIGYSPPQANADFYQTNQGVPATLAVLDNDAVEAGDNPAVVAVTQPSHGTASIRPDGSILYTPSPNYFGPDSFTYTLADSAGLTSTATVTLTVKAVNLAPAANNDSYTVGENASLAVNAALGVLANDTQNNNLPLSAVLVSGPSHGTLSLNGDGSFTYTPAANYYGPDGFTYRATASGGALVSNVATVNLTVGRVDLPPVAGDDSYATTRNTPIVRDAALGVLANDSQNNNLPLSAVLISGPSHGLLVLNPNGSFVYTPAPNYSGADSFTYQATAAGGTLLSNVATVSFTIGHVNLPPTAINDFYAVASNATLSVNSASGVLANDTEPDGLTLSAVLETGPSHGTLTLNNDGSFTYTPAAGYVGLDSFSYHATAGAGLDSNVATVTLTITPSAPNLPPVALGDLFGVNENSSLNVTAPGVLGNDTDVASLPLSAVLVSGPSHGTLSLNSDGSFAYTPNANYFGVDGFTYQATDGTLQSNVAAVVINVNRVDQAPVANNDAYVVNENATLAVVGPGVLANDTQNNNLPLSAVLVTNPSHGSLSLNADGSFTYTPAANYYGPDSFSYRATAAAGALVSGTATVNLTVNRVDLPPVAVGDSFSVNENASLTISAPGVLANDTQNNGLPLGAVLVSGPSHGTLSLNSNGSFTYTPAANYFGADSFTYQATAAGGTMISNVATVNVSVNQVDLAPVANNDAYAVGENQSLTVPFVTGVLANDAQNNNLPLSAVLVTNPSHGSLSLNADGSFTYTPAAGYFGADSFTYRATASGGSLSSNVATVNLTVGRVDLPPVAANDAYSVSEGAGLTASAGAGVLANDAQNNNLPLSAVLVSGPSHGTLSLNSDGSFTYTPAAGYFGSDGFTYRATASGGSLVSNTATVSISVARVDLPPVANGDSYAVNQNGTLSVLSGTGVLANDTQNNGLPLSATLVTPPSHGTLALNADGSFTYTPAAGYVGQDTFTYRATASGGSLSSSPASVTVTVVQAAMPPVGVGDVYSTTYNQRIVVPGTIGVLANDVNNSGTPLRADLVSGPSHGSLTLNADGSFIYTPINFGGTDQFTYRVTDGLGRSSLATASIDVKDNGPIVTQMVRYGCKPKWAEWMLTFDRPMDPASVANPANYQLLVATRGKTFAPRTFKAVKLIKAVYDPVNHTVRLYPKGPQVARKYYQMTAFGSGLTDTSGVHLDGDANGVAGGNYVHRFGFEAFVGQDPWTMGETTRAASLVASADVKVGHKAKAVHHPKRHPVNHQKAKANPCAPAASAPANVAAVDHVLAGGLG from the coding sequence ATGCTCCTCCGAATCAGCCCGCGAACGACGAACCGCACGAAGGTCATGGGCCATCTCGGCGAGGCGCCCGCAGCCCCCAGGCGCCGGGGGCGGCGGACCAATCGCCCCCGCCCTCTGCTGGAGTCCCTGGAGGCCCGGACGCTGCTGACCGCGACCGCCGTCGCGGACTCCTACCGCCTGATCGAGGGCGTGCCGTTCTCCGCCGCCGGGACCGGCGGGGTGCTGGCCAACGACGTCATCGCCTCCGGCAACGCGCTGAGCGTCTCGGCGCACACGTCCCCGTCGCACGGCAGCCTGGCGATCCAGCCCGACGGCACCTTCACGTACACGCCGAATGCGGGCTACGCGGGGGCGGACTCGTTCACGTACACGGCCAACGACGGGCTCGGCCACACCGCGATCGGGACCGTCGGCCTCACGATCGCCGGCAAGCAGGACCTCGCCGCGGTCACCGCGGGGCCGCGCCTGGCGAGCGTCAGCACCTCGCAGAGCGCGCTCCTCAACGGCCTTATCGGCGGCCTGGTCGGCGTAAACCTCACCGCGGTGGATTGGAACTCGATCGCCGGCGGCGACGTCAGGCTGGGGTCCCTCCTGGACACGCTCCGGGCGAACCTGAGCCTCTCCGACACCAGCCAGGTCCTGTCCGCGGACCTGACGCTCGGCCAGGTCCTCTCGGCCGCGGCCACCGCCGCCCAGGCCGACGGCGAGACGGCCCTGGTGACCGGGCTCAACGGGCTGATCGCCCAGGTACCCGGGCTGACCCAGACGATCAAGCTCGGCGACCTCCTCCAAGTGGATCCCAACCAGGGGAGCCTGGCCAACATCGGCATCAACGCCCTGGACCTGGTCACCGGCGCCGCCCAGCTCTACAACTTCAAGAACGTCGCGACCACGCCGTCCCCCGTCACGATCTCCGGCTCGTCCCTCGGCCTGGGGAGCCTGATCAACAGCGTCCAGCTCTACGCGCAGGTCATCGAGCCGCCGGTCTTCGTCCGCGCCGCGGAGGGCGTGACCTTCCACACCGCGGCCGTCCGCACCGAGCTGGCCCTCGACCTGGTCGACATCAACCTCGACACGACCTCGCTGGCGAGCGGCCTGCTCTCGTCGCTGGGGCTCGTCGGCGCCACGGTCACGGCCGGCGCCTCGCTCGGCCAGCTCGACGTCTACGCCGAGGTCGCCAGCGGCACCGGCGTGCTCAGCTCGGTGGACGCGATCGCCGGGGCGGTCACGGTGCAGGCGACGCCGGGCCTGGCGAACCTCTACGTCGGCGACATCGCCCCCTCGGTCTTCTTCAACCGCACCCACGCGATCAACCCCGCCACGGACGTGGGCTACGGCTCGGTCGGCGGCCTCAACCTCGCGGTCAACTCCGCCCTGCTGGGCAACCTGGCCAACGTGAGCGTCGGGATCCAGGCCAGGTCGTCCGCCCTCGGCACCGCCCCCCTCGGCGGCGGCCTGACGTTCAACGGGCCGTTCCCGGAGACGCAGACGGTCGGCTCCGGCGCCGCGGCCGTCTCCAACCTGGTGACCACGCTGGTGACCAACCTTCAGCTCCAGCTCTCCGGGGCCCTCGGCGCCCTCCTGTCCCCGGCGACGAGCACGATCCTGTCCACCCTGAAGCCGGTCGTCGGCGACGCCGTCGGCCCGGTCCTCAGCTCCGCGCTCACCAACGTCGCGGACCCCCTGCTCCAGGGGCTGGGCATCGGGATCGGCCAGATGGTCGTGACCGTGCAGGGCATCGGCTACTCCCCGCCCCAGGCCAACGCCGACTTCTACCAGACCAATCAGGGTGTCCCCGCGACGCTCGCGGTCCTGGACAACGACGCCGTCGAGGCGGGCGACAACCCGGCCGTCGTCGCCGTGACCCAGCCCTCGCACGGCACGGCCTCCATCCGGCCCGACGGGTCGATCCTGTACACGCCGAGCCCCAACTACTTCGGGCCCGACAGCTTCACCTACACCCTCGCCGACTCCGCCGGCCTGACGTCGACGGCCACGGTGACCCTCACCGTCAAGGCCGTGAACCTCGCGCCGGCGGCCAACAACGACAGCTACACGGTCGGCGAGAACGCCTCGCTCGCCGTCAACGCCGCGCTCGGCGTGCTGGCCAACGACACCCAGAACAACAACCTGCCGCTCTCCGCCGTGCTCGTCTCGGGCCCGTCGCACGGGACGCTTTCGCTGAACGGCGACGGCTCGTTCACCTACACCCCGGCCGCCAACTACTACGGACCCGACGGCTTCACCTACCGGGCCACCGCCTCGGGCGGCGCCCTGGTCAGCAACGTCGCGACGGTCAACCTCACCGTCGGCCGGGTGGACCTGCCGCCGGTGGCGGGCGACGACTCCTACGCGACCACCCGGAACACCCCGATCGTCCGGGACGCCGCGCTCGGCGTGCTGGCCAACGACTCGCAGAACAACAACCTGCCGCTCTCCGCCGTGCTGATCTCCGGGCCGTCGCACGGCCTGCTGGTGCTCAACCCCAACGGCTCCTTCGTCTACACGCCGGCCCCGAACTACTCCGGCGCCGACAGCTTCACCTACCAGGCCACCGCCGCCGGCGGCACCCTGCTGAGCAACGTCGCCACCGTTAGCTTCACCATCGGCCACGTCAACCTGCCGCCGACGGCCATCAACGACTTCTACGCGGTCGCCTCCAACGCGACCCTGAGCGTGAACTCGGCCTCGGGCGTGCTGGCCAACGACACCGAGCCGGACGGCCTGACGCTCTCGGCGGTGCTCGAGACCGGGCCGTCTCACGGGACCTTGACGCTGAACAACGACGGCTCGTTCACCTACACCCCGGCCGCCGGCTACGTCGGGCTCGACTCGTTCTCGTACCACGCCACCGCCGGCGCTGGGCTGGACAGCAACGTCGCGACGGTCACCCTCACGATCACCCCGTCGGCGCCCAACCTCCCCCCCGTGGCGCTCGGCGACCTCTTCGGCGTCAATGAGAATTCGAGCCTGAACGTCACGGCCCCCGGCGTGCTGGGCAACGACACCGACGTCGCCAGCCTGCCCCTGAGCGCCGTCCTGGTCTCGGGCCCGTCGCACGGGACGCTTTCGCTGAACAGCGACGGGTCGTTCGCCTACACGCCGAACGCCAATTACTTCGGCGTGGACGGCTTCACCTACCAGGCGACCGACGGCACCCTGCAGAGCAACGTCGCCGCCGTCGTCATCAACGTGAACCGGGTCGACCAGGCGCCGGTGGCGAACAACGACGCCTACGTGGTGAACGAGAATGCCACGCTCGCGGTCGTCGGCCCCGGGGTGCTGGCCAACGACACGCAGAACAACAACCTGCCGCTCTCCGCCGTGCTCGTCACGAACCCGTCGCACGGGTCGCTGTCGCTGAACGCCGACGGCTCGTTCACCTACACCCCGGCCGCCAACTACTACGGACCGGACAGCTTCAGCTACCGGGCGACGGCCGCCGCCGGCGCGCTCGTCAGCGGCACGGCGACGGTCAACCTGACGGTCAACCGGGTGGACCTGCCCCCGGTCGCCGTCGGCGACTCGTTCAGCGTGAACGAGAACGCGTCGCTCACCATCAGCGCTCCGGGCGTGCTCGCCAATGACACGCAGAACAACGGCCTGCCGCTGGGCGCCGTGCTGGTCTCGGGCCCGTCGCACGGGACGCTTTCGCTGAACAGCAACGGCTCCTTCACCTACACCCCGGCCGCGAACTACTTCGGCGCCGACAGCTTCACCTACCAGGCCACCGCCGCCGGCGGCACGATGATCAGCAACGTGGCGACGGTGAACGTCAGCGTAAATCAGGTGGACCTCGCCCCGGTCGCCAACAACGACGCCTACGCCGTGGGCGAGAACCAGAGCCTGACGGTCCCGTTCGTCACGGGCGTGCTGGCCAACGACGCGCAGAACAACAACCTGCCGCTCTCCGCCGTGCTCGTCACGAATCCGTCGCACGGGTCGCTGAGCCTGAACGCCGACGGCTCGTTCACCTACACCCCGGCGGCCGGATACTTCGGCGCCGACAGCTTCACCTACCGCGCCACCGCCTCGGGCGGTTCGCTGTCCAGCAACGTCGCGACGGTCAACCTCACCGTCGGCCGGGTGGACCTGCCTCCGGTGGCGGCGAACGACGCGTACTCGGTGAGCGAGGGGGCGGGCCTGACGGCATCCGCCGGCGCCGGCGTGCTGGCCAACGACGCGCAGAACAACAACCTGCCGCTCTCCGCCGTGCTGGTGTCCGGGCCGTCGCACGGGACGCTGTCGCTGAACAGCGACGGCTCGTTCACCTACACGCCGGCGGCCGGCTACTTCGGTTCCGACGGCTTCACGTACCGGGCCACGGCCTCCGGCGGGTCGCTGGTCAGCAACACGGCGACGGTGAGCATCAGCGTCGCCCGCGTGGACCTGCCGCCGGTGGCCAACGGCGACTCGTACGCAGTCAACCAGAACGGCACGCTCTCGGTGCTGTCGGGCACCGGGGTGCTGGCGAACGACACGCAGAACAACGGCCTCCCGCTCTCCGCGACGCTGGTGACCCCGCCGTCGCACGGCACGCTGGCCCTGAACGCCGACGGCTCGTTCACCTACACGCCGGCGGCCGGCTACGTGGGCCAGGACACCTTCACCTACCGGGCGACGGCCTCCGGGGGTTCGCTGTCCAGCAGCCCGGCCAGCGTCACCGTCACGGTGGTCCAGGCCGCGATGCCGCCCGTCGGCGTCGGCGACGTGTATTCGACCACCTACAACCAGAGGATCGTCGTCCCCGGCACGATCGGCGTCCTCGCGAACGACGTGAACAACAGCGGCACCCCCCTGAGGGCCGACCTGGTGTCCGGCCCGTCGCACGGCTCGCTGACGCTGAACGCCGACGGCTCGTTCATCTACACGCCGATCAACTTCGGCGGGACGGACCAGTTCACGTACCGCGTCACCGACGGCCTCGGGAGGAGCAGCCTCGCCACGGCCAGCATCGACGTGAAGGACAACGGGCCGATCGTGACCCAGATGGTCCGGTACGGCTGCAAGCCCAAGTGGGCGGAGTGGATGCTGACCTTCGACCGGCCGATGGACCCGGCGTCCGTGGCCAACCCGGCGAACTATCAACTCCTGGTCGCCACCCGGGGCAAGACCTTCGCCCCGAGGACGTTCAAGGCGGTCAAGCTGATCAAGGCGGTCTACGACCCGGTCAACCACACGGTGAGGCTGTACCCGAAGGGGCCGCAGGTCGCCCGGAAGTACTACCAGATGACGGCGTTCGGGTCGGGCCTGACCGACACCAGCGGCGTGCACCTGGACGGCGACGCCAACGGCGTGGCCGGCGGCAACTACGTCCACCGGTTCGGGTTCGAGGCCTTCGTGGGCCAGGACCCGTGGACCATGGGAGAGACGACCAGGGCGGCGAGCCTGGTCGCCTCCGCCGACGTCAAGGTGGGCCACAAGGCGAAGGCCGTGCACCACCCGAAGCGGCACCCGGTCAACCACCAGAAGGCGAAGGCGAACCCCTGCGCCCCGGCCGCGTCGGCCCCCGCGAACGTCGCCGCGGTGGACCACGTCCTGGCGGGCGGCCTCGGCTGA
- a CDS encoding Ig-like domain-containing protein: MADEVAGRPRPGGSHRPSARPTPRGAVSCVPLEPRALLTATALADAYSVISGVPSSAGAQQGVLADDAIASGNAPSVSANTTPSHGMLAMNSGGTFTYTADSGDVGTDSFSYAASDGRGNDHHVRRGP, translated from the coding sequence ATGGCAGATGAGGTTGCGGGCCGCCCTCGCCCGGGCGGCTCGCACAGGCCGTCGGCCCGGCCGACGCCGCGGGGGGCGGTCTCATGCGTCCCGCTGGAGCCGCGGGCGCTCCTGACGGCGACCGCACTGGCGGACGCCTACAGCGTCATCTCGGGGGTGCCGTCCTCCGCCGGCGCTCAGCAGGGCGTCCTCGCCGACGACGCGATCGCATCGGGCAACGCGCCGTCGGTCTCGGCCAACACGACGCCCTCGCACGGCATGCTCGCCATGAACTCGGGCGGCACGTTCACCTACACGGCGGACTCCGGCGACGTCGGCACGGACTCCTTCTCCTACGCGGCCTCGGACGGCCGCGGCAACGACCATCACGTTCGACGAGGCCCTTGA
- a CDS encoding DUF1559 domain-containing protein: MSGTSRISGNSRGFTLIELLVVIAIIAVLIALLLPAVQSAREAGRRAQCTNNLKQIGLGMLNFESTYGHLPQGPYDGDPAAVTTSGAADKDNYPQNGACCNAATPNGWNQFFKILPYIEQQPVYNMANFSTPPIADGRDSSMDGEFAVSQVVIPSYNCPTRRPNYTYVTVSSGVATAHARADYAGCAGFLYGSAYGCGNGAFIPAPPNGSLPNYGPLSSNSYNKGNTPGGKGAIVWGGLGAVRRLADFTDGTSNSFLVGEKSLSPAVWGSAGGDNEMWQNSGWDEDCVRWHFPPVGDAQAPPYKGICNSPPAPNDKSTGTLWQRMFGGPHPGGVNMLMSDGSVHFIKSTVNPATFRMLSAIDDQGVLSADSY, encoded by the coding sequence ATGTCTGGTACGTCTCGGATTTCGGGGAATTCGCGGGGTTTCACGCTGATCGAGCTGCTGGTGGTGATCGCCATCATCGCCGTCCTGATCGCGCTGCTGCTGCCGGCGGTGCAGTCGGCGAGGGAGGCGGGCCGGCGGGCCCAGTGCACGAACAACCTGAAGCAGATCGGGCTGGGGATGCTGAACTTCGAGTCGACGTACGGCCACCTGCCGCAGGGGCCGTATGACGGCGATCCCGCCGCGGTGACGACGTCCGGGGCGGCGGACAAGGACAACTACCCGCAGAACGGGGCCTGCTGCAACGCGGCCACGCCCAACGGCTGGAACCAGTTCTTCAAGATCCTGCCGTACATCGAGCAGCAGCCCGTGTACAACATGGCGAACTTCAGCACGCCCCCGATCGCCGACGGCCGCGACAGCTCGATGGACGGCGAGTTCGCCGTCTCCCAGGTGGTGATCCCGAGCTACAACTGCCCGACCCGGCGGCCCAACTACACGTACGTGACCGTCTCGTCCGGCGTCGCCACGGCCCACGCGCGGGCCGACTATGCGGGCTGCGCCGGGTTCCTCTACGGCTCGGCCTACGGCTGCGGCAACGGCGCGTTCATCCCCGCCCCTCCCAACGGCAGCCTGCCCAATTACGGCCCGCTCTCGAGCAACTCCTACAACAAGGGGAACACGCCCGGCGGCAAGGGGGCGATCGTCTGGGGCGGCCTTGGCGCCGTGCGTCGCCTGGCCGACTTCACGGACGGCACGTCGAACTCGTTCCTGGTCGGGGAGAAGTCCCTCTCGCCCGCGGTCTGGGGGAGCGCCGGCGGCGACAACGAGATGTGGCAGAACTCCGGCTGGGATGAGGACTGCGTCCGCTGGCACTTCCCGCCGGTCGGCGACGCTCAGGCGCCCCCGTACAAGGGCATCTGCAACTCCCCCCCGGCCCCGAACGACAAGAGCACCGGCACCCTCTGGCAGCGGATGTTCGGCGGACCCCACCCCGGCGGCGTCAACATGCTCATGTCCGACGGATCGGTGCACTTCATCAAGAGCACCGTGAATCCGGCCACCTTCCGCATGCTCTCCGCGATCGACGACCAGGGCGTCCTGAGCGCCGATTCGTACTGA
- a CDS encoding glycoside hydrolase family 17 protein encodes MRYRVAAFAMSALLAAAASRPAAEEPSLYAYLAGTPAPSMIGYTPSELDPRQEANQKKLATSSIRADLEALRPAFDGLVLYGYNEACTPRIVGLAVELKFRAVLLAIWDPKSAAELDGVAQLARLHRDELAIGVIVGNEGLTFGRYEADDLAIAARRLRKTLPAGVPIGTSEPLAAYAKAERKLMSYGDFLAPNIHPVFDRKGLGPAEAAAWVREEALALAARSGKPVIVKETGLPHAGRENYSPEAQAAFWDAYLAPGRVARPSPDSAPAARAFHSVAFEAFDLPWKSEASGLVIEQSWGLLSARRKPYPAFQVWKDRGAR; translated from the coding sequence ATGCGTTATCGCGTCGCCGCATTCGCGATGTCGGCCCTCCTGGCGGCCGCCGCGTCCCGCCCGGCCGCCGAGGAGCCGAGCCTGTACGCCTACCTCGCCGGCACGCCCGCGCCCTCGATGATCGGCTACACGCCTTCGGAGCTGGACCCGCGGCAGGAAGCCAACCAGAAGAAGCTGGCGACCAGCTCGATCCGCGCCGACCTCGAGGCGCTGCGGCCGGCGTTCGACGGCCTGGTCCTCTACGGGTACAACGAGGCCTGCACGCCGAGGATCGTCGGCCTGGCCGTCGAGCTGAAGTTCCGCGCCGTGCTTCTGGCGATCTGGGATCCGAAGTCCGCGGCCGAGCTCGACGGAGTGGCGCAGCTGGCACGGCTGCACCGGGACGAGCTCGCCATCGGCGTGATCGTCGGCAACGAGGGCCTGACGTTCGGCCGCTACGAGGCCGACGACCTCGCGATCGCCGCGAGGCGGCTCCGGAAGACGCTTCCGGCCGGCGTGCCCATCGGGACGAGCGAGCCGCTGGCCGCGTATGCGAAGGCCGAGCGGAAGCTCATGTCCTACGGCGACTTCCTCGCGCCCAATATCCACCCGGTGTTCGACCGCAAGGGTCTCGGGCCGGCCGAGGCCGCGGCCTGGGTGCGCGAGGAGGCCCTCGCGCTGGCCGCGAGGTCGGGCAAGCCGGTGATCGTCAAGGAGACGGGCCTCCCCCACGCCGGCCGGGAGAATTATTCCCCCGAGGCCCAGGCCGCCTTCTGGGACGCCTACCTCGCGCCGGGCCGCGTCGCCCGGCCGTCCCCCGACTCGGCTCCCGCGGCCCGCGCCTTCCACTCCGTCGCCTTCGAAGCCTTCGACCTCCCCTGGAAGAGCGAGGCCTCCGGCCTGGTCATCGAACAGTCCTGGGGACTCCTCTCGGCCCGCCGCAAGCCCTACCCGGCCTTCCAGGTCTGGAAGGACCGCGGCGCCCGCTGA